One window of the Vigna radiata var. radiata cultivar VC1973A chromosome 1, Vradiata_ver6, whole genome shotgun sequence genome contains the following:
- the LOC106775050 gene encoding WAT1-related protein At3g28050 translates to MDRRYCYKDLLPLIVLVANECNNTALFTLFKAATLQGMSSYVFVSYAYSLAFLVLLPITFLYRRSRVVPPLSFSILSKIALLGLIGCSSQILGYVGISYSSPTLSSAISNLTPAFTFILAVICRMEKIVIRSRTTQAKIWGSIISISGAFIVTFCKGQSIIIADNSPSIQLSQSNGILASVDTNWTFGGLLLTACNILLTIWFVLQVEILKEFPDELTMVFFYNLYAAIVASIVGLIGEKNSSAWKIRPDISLISIVCTGIFNKFLSSAIYAWGIHLKGPVYVAMFKPLSIVIAVAMGVMFLGDTLYVGSLIGGTVISIGFYTVMWGKATEQKEEEEDVGSQESPITENVPLLQSYATLNSTKKIDARV, encoded by the exons ATGGATAGAAGATACTGTTACAAGGATTTGCTTCCTCTGATTGTTCTTGTTGCAAATGAATGCAATAACACAGCTTTGTTCACTCTCTTCAAAGCAGCCACTCTGCAAGGGATGAGTAGCTATGTCTTTGTCTCCTATGCCTATTCCTTGGcctttcttgttcttcttcctaTTACTTTTCTCTACAGAAG ATCAAGAGTGGTTCCTCCTCTCAGCTTTTCAATCCTATCCAAAATTGCTCTTCTGGGACTCATAGG GTGTTCATCTCAGATTCTGGGGTATGTTGGGATCAGTTATAGTTCTCCCACACTTTCCTCTGCAATCAGCAACCTCACTCCCGCGTTCACCTTCATACTTGCTGTCATTTGCAG GATGGAAAAGATAGTCATAAGAAGTAGAACTACCCAAGCTAAGATTTGGGGCAGCATTATATCGATATCTGGTGCATTTATTGTGACTTTCTGCAAAGGTCAATCGATCATCATTGCTGATAATTCCCCTTCAATTCAACTTTCACAATCAAATGGGATTCTTGCTTCAGTAGATACAAATTGGACCTTTGGTGGTCTTCTGCTGACAGCTTGCAATATACTGCTTACTATATGGTTTGTTTTACAG GTTGAAATCTTGAAGGAGTTCCCGGATGAACTAACTATGGTGTTCTTTTACAACTTGTATGCAGCCATTGTAGCTTCAATTGTAGGTTTAATTGGGGAGAAAAATTCAAGTGCGTGGAAAATAAGACCAGACATATCCCTGATCTCTATTGTTTGCACT GGAATATTTAACAAGTTCTTGAGTAGTGCAATATATGCCTGGGGAATACACCTAAAGGGGCCTGTATATGTAGCAATGTTCAAGCCTCTCTCAATTGTTATTGCAGTTGCCATGGGTGTTATGTTCCTTGGTGATACTCTATATGTTGGAAG TTTGATTGGAGGCACAGTAATATCAATTGGGTTTTATACTGTGATGTGGGGCAAAGCAACTGAACagaaggaagaggaggaagatgTTGGTAGCCAAGAATCACCAATCACTGAGAATGTTCCTCTCTTGCAAAGCTATGCAACTCTAAATTCTACAAAGAAAATAGATGCAAGAGTATAA